The genomic region TCAATGAAGTTTAAAAATAGCTTGAAAGAATggagaaaaatttaataagctaGATAGGAGTCTTGGTCGAATCAAGAGGAATTCTAGAAGACAACAATAACACTATTGTAAAGTACAAAAATATGAATGTGTGGAGACATTGCAAGAAATATATGATAGGTTATAAAGGAAGCAACAACAAGAAGTTGCTAAAGAGCAAAAACACGAAGATCTTAAAGTGCCCACATGTGATGAACAAGTTTCCAATAATGATAACCTCGCCTATATTGCTATCATGAATCATGATGTTGATATTGTGAATGATAAAGTTGATATTGTGACTCTAGCAAAGATGTTAAATCTAAGATTGAGTCAATTATTGAGCCTCCATCATTCCAATATTAAATCTCTTAGCGGAAGATCcaattatgaaagaaaatatagatgtTAGATTGGTAGATTTGGAGTGTGACATGATAgataaatgcaagaaaatatcaAGCCCAAGCTTGGTCAAACTTTGCATGACCATTTGGGCTTATTCAAGCCATGTCATACTTTAGGCCtcaaaaaggaagagaaaaatgaatttcctTCAAGAggaaatatgaaaaaagaagcttaaagagGAAACGAATTTAAATGCCTCTTATGTGTGTTAAACCTAATTGGTGCCACTTTTCCAAAGAGGAAGCTATATGAGCAGCCGCATATCTTATAATTTaggaaataattaattaattgataaggaaattttttcttattaaagattgtttaattaatcaagttacttattttttcatatagaacactttttatttagcatctaatttagttaattccaatttagtttttttttttatatacaaataGGAATTCAGGGCATTGTCTTTACCTATTTAAATCATATGTAGTCAAATGGCACAAGCTAATGAATGAATGATaattttgagttaaatatatttatgaaatttattctTGCTTAGTTCTTTAGAataactttgaacttatcaagaatTATTCTTGTGGCGTTCAACATTGATTTATCATTCATCTTTTACCTTTCTTGAGTGGTGGCGTCAACCtttattcttatattaaagTTCGAGATATACAAGTTATCTTTAGGTCAAGGTTCATTATGAATCagatttgattttcttgggAATCTTATTCCAATTCCGCGTGTTGGGTCATGTCACAAGTTCAAGGTTCACATCATTAATGATGTGATACAAATAGCCTTAATTTCAAATTCGCAGTTCTGAATTACATATTGTTTTGGGTCTTATTTATTCTACCAAACTCGGATTGAGGCGATTCAAAAGGTGTTGAAAAGCTAATATAGAAGGATACAGATTTTGTACTTTGAGTTTGAGCTAGTTTGACAATCTTCAGGGTCCAaaatatattgtaaaatttaaaattattagttaatgaaGTCAAAGATGTTTTATGTAAAACTTTGAATAGTCAAAACTTCTAAAATAAATGGAGTTTTGACtagtaaaagtattttattattttctattttattagaataagtATTCAGTAAATTTAGTTCATGTAGgaagatttttatttgatttctcATTAGAATTAGAACTTTATTTCTGCCTATTTTGTATTAAGGTTTCTATCTTTATAAATACCTTATGTTGCCAAATTATTAGGGGAGATGGAaatggaataaaataaaagagtgtTCTCTCTTTGTCTTCGGCAAGAATATAAGTTCTTATCAAACCTTAGAGTTTGTGGCGAATGACTATCTAACTTATCAAGTACACTTTTACATCTAATTATGATATCTTTCTTTATAACTAGAATTCTTAGTTGTAAGATGAGTATTGGGTTCTAGTCTTTCACCAATTTTTACTTGAATTTTAGACGATCCTTGGcaaatatgtatttttgaTTCTGGTTTATTCTTTTAGATAGGTTATCAGAGCTTTGGTTTCTAAAATTCAAGGtctatcatttttttttctttttggtttaaaaaatattaattaagtatcgttctttttgtttctttgttaaaaagtatattttacCTCCGCAAACAAATTTTGTGCCgcattaagttttatttattttaaaattattataaaccaGATAAATCTTGATTTCAAATTATTGGTGTTGGGTTCTAATACACATGTTTGGAGTatgcaattttttataattgccAAAAAAGAAACCAACAATTTCTTGGTTTTTCTACAAAATCCAGTGTCGTCTTCATTATCTATTCCATATGAAAGTGACCTTCAATTCATCTAGGagtgagattttttttttaaaattgtatttatatataaataaactaaattaacaaaaaatccAATTGCTTTATCCAaatacatttaataaattactcatattaaattagtttttgcTTCCAAATATAAATGTGAATCACTAATTggttatgtattttattttgttattgttcttttctttttggactAATTGAACACCCAAACcatattaatttacataaaagagaaaaagggtaACATCAACTTAGCTTGATTATAACTATTTAACTCAATCACATTTTTaagaagaaagataaaattacTGGAAGAACAAGTAGGAAGATCTTTTTACTATTCATTGTATTTTAGAGGGACTGTTAGCTTGAGGGTTTTGATAAACAACCTCAAACTCATTATTTTCCTTACCCTAAAAACAATTAGTTTCAAATGAAACTAAAATGGCTATCATCACATTGGTTAGCCtgatatctaaaattttaaagcttGTTGGAGCCATTGAAACCTGAAACATTTGTTTGAATGACTTGCTATAACTAAGTTACTCATTCTCATGGGTGCATTTTAGGTTGAATAAGAATACTCAGATGGCAAGGGAAACAATGGGAGAGTGAATAAAGATAGTGCATATGGTTGAATGAAAAGAAGGAAATAGGCTGGTTGTTGAGCATACTTTTGATAAAGTGcaacaagaaagaaattatGGGTACCCACTCTCTCTCTTGCCATTGATGGCAAAAGCAAAAggtcaagaagaagaagaagaaactccTCTTAGTTTCCAGATCCTtccccttttttttctttcttttttttttttatttattttccttctaaatccctccttttttctctttctttttgttgcaTGGTAACTTTCCATTATGCGCTTAAGCTTATTGTTGTCTTtccaattaagcccttaattCGGGTTTTTTTTAGCTAGATTaagaatatgaaattatttatttacctttactcttgattataatattactGTAACgcttttattgatataattacaaaaatactaacaatgttatttttcatttaaatcctattttaaatcaaaactttgattttagcctcttttcataattaattatcaatttaatcctagcatctaattagtttaatcaatcaattgaTTAACtgtttccaattaaatccaatACCATTTAGCTAatcaaaatttatcattttttaaatacatttttttataaaaatatctttatagCCTTGAAATAtgcaatttaattatatatattcgaATTGAGAAATTATAGAGTGTTACATTTACAAAAAGGTAATTGACTCTTTATAAAattcacttaattaattatttaccttcaaactaattaaatatagtttaatagactccattatttttatctagcattaaaatccttttttaaatcatccaaattaaaaataaaaaaattttgaacttataattttatttatcatcattattattattattgttccTTTAAGTATGGATTTTTACAGCCTTACTGATGAATTTAACCCCTCTAGCGGCGGTCTACATTTATcgctatttttttttttgtagtaTTATAAGttcgaataaaaataattatcaaatttatctaataaattatatgataatagttaattttaaaaaagataatattacaaaaactaattaaGACCTAGAAGCAAAATGGTAATTCAAACCAAAGACTCATACATctcaaataaaaagttaaagaagatctttttaggaaaaagaaaaagaagaagaaactagatagacataatttctttatatggAATAAAATGTGTTTAGGTAATATGATCAGTTAAAATATCCTACTAAACATAGAATTATACAActgaattaataatatcatgaATTAAAATgcttgtaattaattttataatttaactaaatttaGGATTATAACTAATCTTAACTATCAAATTATGATTTAAGTTGTTtcctataatatttttcaagtgAACTTTAGggcttaatatatataaaacttctTGAGATTGtctaatttgaaaataaaattcaataaattcaaGAACTTGAATCCCGAACTTCTCTTAACTACCTTAACAATAAACAGATGGAAAATTCCTATACAAAATAATGCAACCATGGATTTATTAATGCCCCTCTCCCCATTACCCTAAACTCTCTCTTTCTCCATTTTTTAAGTTcctctctcttctctctttcttctctttctttaagATTCAATCTCTTCCACTCTTCCTTTCAAGTTCATCTTACAATGGTAGATTCATTGTTTCCTTCAATATTGTCATCACCTCTAAAGCACCATCtaccaataaaatatatagacCCATCAAAGCCTATTTCTTCTATCATTACTACAAGAAGAAGTTTGGTTTTCACTTTTGGATTCTCATTTCTATTCCTTGTATCTCTTACTTGTTTCTTTGCCTTTAACCCATCATCCTCTTCCCATTTCTTTGAATCATCTCCTTATTGGTTTAACAATTTCATAGGTTCCCCAGCCAATTCCACTACTTCCTCTCACAAATCTCATTATTTTCCTACTTTCTTCTCTCAGTTGCCTGCTGGTTCTCCCTCTATTTCTCCCCATCCAAACATCCCACCTCAAGTTTCCAATGAATCTTCATCCATGCATAATGGAGTTGTTCCTTTGTCTCAAGATTCTAACAATACAACCTATAACAAAACAATTGGAGTGATGGATGCTGAACCCATGTCCAAGGATTCAAGAAAAGATAACCATGATAAGAACCCTGATTtattgaagaaagaaaatgaatccAAGGAAAATGCGATCCAGAAGGAGAATACTACAACTCATTATGAGGCATCTttaccaaaaaagaaagaaaagaaaggaaagtaCAAGAAATGGGTAGAGATGATAAAGCATTGCAATATATTTGATGGAAGATGGGTTAGAGATGATTCCTACCCTCTCTTTAAACCAGGATCTTGTCCTCATATTGCTGAGCCTTTCAATTGTTTCATGAATGGTAGGAAAGATAATGGATACCAAAAATACAGATGGCAACCTGATCATTGCAATATTCCAAGGTATGgatatttttctgttttcttacAATTTTTCAAGTTAATAACTTTGCATCTTTGGATCTACATTATACATAAGTTTTATGTTGAGAGAGGTATGGTCtacaatttcttttccttaattAGATACCAAAAGGTAATATATGGATAGTTTAGTAATACTTGactaaataattctttttcagAACATCTCATCACTTCAgttgttttaatttataaatgtttaATTAGTCATTACAAATGCTATTCATATAATGTGTTATTACaccaattattattttttgaactAATTCAATCATATCACAAGTTTATTTTGCACTACATAAAGTATCAATCCTTTGTAATTGAAAACATAAAAGCAAAACCATCTTTTTTAAGTCTTtgaacttttatattttattttattgagtttatgaatctttatttcttttaattgggtgtttatatttttattttagattaattaaagattcttacatatattttatgaaatttttgttTGTTCTATCGAACCCTTTGatcagaataaaaaaaaaaacatataattaaacaaaatagaaattaaaagactTATATCTATAAGTAGAATCTCAACTGATTCAGTTTATACATGAAATTTATTGATACAATATTACACCCAGAACAGAATTGAGATTTAGCAATTTGTATTTGACATAAATGAGATTAATTAACCTTTTAGAGCATTAATGTTTAATTTACAGGCTGAATGGGAGAAATATGTTGGAGATATTGAGAGGGAAACGTCTGGTTTTTATAGGCGATTCTCTCAATCGAAACATGTGGGAATCTATGGTTTGTATTCTTCGAAATGCAGTGAAAGATAAGAGCAAAGTGTTTGAAGCTTCTGGTAGGGAAGAATTTAAAACAGAAGGTTCCTACTCTTTTATGTTTGAAGTATGTCATGTTGTTACTCTACTCATTCTCTATACTactttttcaattataaatttatttgtttgatttatAAATCAGCAAAGATAAATTagaacttaaaattttatagttaaaatatattttattgtcaGATGtgtttttaattacaaatttaatttcataaactcttttttttttttacttttcacaattttatttaaatcgtttaatttttacatttctaatttaatttaagaaataacttttaattctAAGCAAGGGATCAAAATTGagataacaaaaaatatttagactTTGTGGGTGCATGATTTTATGAGGAGAgtcaaacttaaaatttttttttttgttaaaggACCAACAGATGATGAACTATAGGACAAATGTAGTTATCCTTTTATACTCACCATTCGCTCTTACCGCTTGAACTAGACTTCAAGTGTaatcaaatttgaaattagatgtgatatttaaatcatttaaatatattttaataataagaaaattagagataaaatattaatttttcatctaaattcttaaaatataaataaggaGAGAGAACTAAAACTTAAGATATGAAATATGCATTTACTATCACTTTCTATCAAATTAAGACCAAGTATCTagatgaatttttattaatcctaaatttgattgcttgatcagaatttaactaatttttcttttttagaattgccaaaattaaaagatttcaaCAGAATTGCAAAAAGccaaaaatctttaaatacttttattattattattattattattattattatctcctccaaagataaattgtggccaGGTGCTGACCATGGCTGAATGCATCATCACTTCAGGATTATAACTGCTCAGTGGAATTCTTCAGATCAAATTTTCTTGTACGAGAATGGGAAATGCTGGGAACAAATGgatcaaagaaagaaacactTCGGATTGATATGGTGGAAAGTTCAGCTGATAAGTATAAAAATGCAGATGTTCTTGTCTTCAACACAGGCCATTGGTGGACTCATGAGAAAACTTCCAGTGGGTAACATCCATATTCCCTCTTCTTTAGCTGAGATTCGCATTATActgaaaaatcaaaaaataaaaataacatacaATATGTACTTTGCAGGAAAGGTTATTACCAAGAAGGTGACCACATCTATGATGAATTGAATGTTGATGTAGCATTTAGGAAAGCTATGACAACATGGGCAAATTGGGTGGAAGCAAATGTAGATCCTGTCAAGACCCTTGTTGTTTTCAGGAGCTATTCTGTTTCTCACTTCAGGTATATATGTTGATTATAAAGTACTCGTACACTTTGCTAGTATGTCGATATTTAATGATTGAGTACTTGCCTTGTAATGTAAGAGACTCGTATTAGTCGCTAAATAGAAATCaaactcaaaattttataattctgaAAACGACTTTAGTACCGGTTAACCAAAATTTGAAATCCTCATTGATTGATGATTACATATATAAGTTGCTTAATCATGAAATCTTTCTATAAATTCTCAGAGGTGGAGAATGGAATTCTGGAGGGCGTTGTGATGGAGAGACCAAGCCATTGAAGGAGGAAAATGAGTTTGAAGATGATCCATCCATGGTGAAAATTCTGGAGTCAGTACTTCAAAAGATGAAGAAACCAGCagcattttatttaaatgttaCAAGAATGACAAATTTCCGGAAGGATGCTCATCCTTCAGTTTACAGGGAGCAAAATTTGTCAGAGGAAGAGAAGAGATCACCTTTGAGATATCAGGATTGCAGTCACTGGTGTCTCCCAGGAGTTCCTGATACATGGAATGAGATAATATATTCTCAACTCCTTCTGAAGCATAGGGAGAAGCAGCTACGGCCACCATAGCACAACATCatataattctatatttaattgtATCCATTTAGTACTTTggaattcaattaatttagaGTCACCTtgtagattttttatttaatattatttaatattggTATACTTGGAATTCAAGTTTAAGTTTAACTTGAGATGTCCACTTGCCCTGTAAATTCCCCTTTAgaaaatctcttttaaaagTGTTTTCTTGAGATTCTTATTTCAATTTGTTTGCCATGTATTTGAGCTCCATTTGATTTATGCTTTACAAGAAGATCTAAATATAACAGATTAACAATGGAAGAGCTAATTCTGATACCTACCTGAATGTTTAGAGTattttgattctgattcttTCTATAGCTGCTTGGATAATATTTTACTAGAATTGAACATATTTAGGTTGACCGGATGAAACTCGAACTTAAAACCTTGTTTAATTGAGATAAACACTCACTGCCACGTTAAGCCTGTGGATGTCATTGCAAGTTTTTAACAACTATGATAATTACTTGCCAAACATAAACTATTATAGAGTgggaaaaatattatatgttcTTTGATTTATGACGTCATCAAAAAATTCAgccaataaaataataatatataattctattttttcatGTCAGccttatttttaagattaactAAAATgacattattttattgaatgaatcttttgattacgatctaaatttatataataatttttctataagaCTGCAATAGATATATCAcactatttttgttttctttttctattttgaattGATAGATAAGAATCTGGCATACATAATACTAGATCACTCGACTACTGAGCTACTAGTCAAGTGTGTGTCGAGTTCATTTTATTACAAGTGATATGCATGCAAGCTTATTACAATTTTCTGAATGTAGATTTAGTACTGAAATCACATTGAGCTGACAGGAAGAATATCTGCTTCAGCTGGAGGTGCATTAACAACCCTGCAATTCAACCTGATCTCACCATCAGTTCCTGTCAGAGGGCTGAGATTACCCATTCTGATCATGGAAACAACAAAGGCTTCAAAGAAAGCAGTTTGGTTATTCCCAAAGTTGTTAACAATGGTAATGGTGTCAGCACCAGGAGTTGAAAATAGTTCTTGATCACTTTGAAGAAGGCCCTTGTTAACTTGAAGATTGGAGAAATAGTTTTTGTCAAAAGTATCAGGTGTTGTTGGATCAAGATTAGCTAGGACTCTTCCATCTCCCCCCTGCGGACATATCTGGCGAAGAGTTTCCAGGTAAGTTGGGTCCAGTGTTGGATCTGGAAGACCAGTGTTGTTGAAGTTGTATAAACGGCCGATGAATGTTCTACATTGAGCTCGTCCAAATGTGTGAGCACCTAcaagaaaaaaacaattacaaaaaatctttaaaataccTTATTTAAATTCAGCTGTTGGGTACCTTTCCCACATAAGTACTAATCTGATgattctaataaatatttacaagATTGGAAGACACATTATCAGACATAGAGAACTATAACATACTcctttctattattattatatgaacAGCATCCCCTATAAAACTCAAAAGTCAGAAGTGAAGGACAATAACTTCATATCTTATGATTTTCATGGAATTATACCAAGCAAAAAGTGTTGCTCTATTATTGTCGTTAACAATATatcatatattctttttattttttttttatttttaaatttcttagcATAATTATTGGAGAATagagaagaaataataaataattaccaCTTAATGCGACCAAATCAGTATCATTGTTGAGGCCAACATTAGAGAACCTGAATTTTAGCCTTTCAAGGGTGTCGAAGGGCCCTGGAATGTTCATATTAGCCAGAGTTCTATTAGCTGTTATGCTGTCTCTTCTCCCAAGTAAATTAGTCCATGATGGACCTCCTGTCTGCagataataatcataataactattccattatttctatcaagtTTCAGAATAGTTATTTCGGTTAAAAGGGTTAATTAGGCAagtaaaaaaatctatattacCAGAGTAACAGATTCTTGAGCTGCAATAGTTAGAATATCAGCACAGGAAACAGTAGCAGGACAAATACTCTCCAGTCTGGCCTTCATTGTATCAATAACATCAAAACCTCTTGCAGAATTGTTGTTGGCAATTGCCTCTTTCTCAGTGTCTATAGTATCAGTTTTATCCAATAAGATTGATCCATCACAACcctgaaataaataaatgaattaaacttttactttctttcaaCAGGAAAATCATTTAGAAAGCATGCAAGCacaatgtaaataaatatacagtttgaaattaatttgaacCTAGTTAGTTGGATATGATTTTCCAACTTAgcctt from Ricinus communis isolate WT05 ecotype wild-type chromosome 9, ASM1957865v1, whole genome shotgun sequence harbors:
- the LOC8261037 gene encoding protein trichome birefringence, whose protein sequence is MVDSLFPSILSSPLKHHLPIKYIDPSKPISSIITTRRSLVFTFGFSFLFLVSLTCFFAFNPSSSSHFFESSPYWFNNFIGSPANSTTSSHKSHYFPTFFSQLPAGSPSISPHPNIPPQVSNESSSMHNGVVPLSQDSNNTTYNKTIGVMDAEPMSKDSRKDNHDKNPDLLKKENESKENAIQKENTTTHYEASLPKKKEKKGKYKKWVEMIKHCNIFDGRWVRDDSYPLFKPGSCPHIAEPFNCFMNGRKDNGYQKYRWQPDHCNIPRLNGRNMLEILRGKRLVFIGDSLNRNMWESMVCILRNAVKDKSKVFEASGREEFKTEGSYSFMFEDYNCSVEFFRSNFLVREWEMLGTNGSKKETLRIDMVESSADKYKNADVLVFNTGHWWTHEKTSSGKGYYQEGDHIYDELNVDVAFRKAMTTWANWVEANVDPVKTLVVFRSYSVSHFRGGEWNSGGRCDGETKPLKEENEFEDDPSMVKILESVLQKMKKPAAFYLNVTRMTNFRKDAHPSVYREQNLSEEEKRSPLRYQDCSHWCLPGVPDTWNEIIYSQLLLKHREKQLRPP
- the LOC8261036 gene encoding peroxidase 15; amino-acid sequence: MQTCQVIVVVALSYAILVGGELGYGQLSPTFYDETCPYVSCIVRETLKQALISDPRIGASLIRLHFHDCFVNGCDGSILLDKTDTIDTEKEAIANNNSARGFDVIDTMKARLESICPATVSCADILTIAAQESVTLTGGPSWTNLLGRRDSITANRTLANMNIPGPFDTLERLKFRFSNVGLNNDTDLVALSGAHTFGRAQCRTFIGRLYNFNNTGLPDPTLDPTYLETLRQICPQGGDGRVLANLDPTTPDTFDKNYFSNLQVNKGLLQSDQELFSTPGADTITIVNNFGNNQTAFFEAFVVSMIRMGNLSPLTGTDGEIRLNCRVVNAPPAEADILPVSSM